The stretch of DNA CACCCGTCAGGTGGCGCGCTGTTCGAGAAGTTGGTGGCGGGCGCCGACGCGGTGTTCGCCAACTTCAAGCCGGGAACGCTTGCGTCACTTGGTTTTTCCTACCAGCGGCTACGCGAACTCAACCCGCGCATCGTGCTCGCCGAAAGCAGCGCGTTCGGGGCCAGCGGCCCGTGGAGCGAGCGGATGGGCTACGGCCCGCTGGTGCGGGCCACCACCGGAGTGACCTGGCTGTGGACCTCGAACGACGCCCCGCCCGGCAGCTTCTATGACGCGACCACCATCTTCCCAGATCACGTGTCCGCCCGCCTCACCGCGGTCGCAGCACTGGCCGCGCTCATCGGCCGCGACCGCACCGAATCCGGTGCACACGTGCATATTTCGCAGGCCGAGGCGGCGGTGAACCAGCTCGCCACCACCTACGTGGCCGAGGAGGCGCGCGCCGCGGGTCAGCCGATCGTCGACGATCCCTCGGTGCATCTGGTCTGTCCGTGCGACGGCGACGACGAGTGGTGCGTGATCTCGCTGCGCGACGACGCCGACCGCGCGGCGTTGTCGGCGGTCACCGGCGGTGCGGAACCGTCTGAGTGGACGCGCACCCGCGACAAGATGGACGTCGCGCATGCACTGCAACGCGCGGGGGTGCTCGCGGCGCCGATGTACCGGGCCGTCGACGTGCTGACCGATCCTCAACTGACGCATCGAAACGTGTTCAGCGACATGGCCCATCCGCTGTTTGACGCACCGATGCCGACCGAGACCGGACCCGCGCCGTACCTCCACATCCCACCCGCCGAGCTGCGGCCCGCCCCAATGCCCGGCGAGCACACCCGTGAGGTCTGCCAGAAGCTACTGGCCATGGACGCCGACCAGACCGATCGACTGATCGCCGAGGGTGTGCTGTTCACCCACAGACCCCACGAACCGATCACTGAGGTCGGCCCGTCAAACTAAACCCATGCCCATCGACCCGAGGACGCCGGTACTCATCGGCTACGGCCAGGTCAATCAGCACGACGACCACCCAGGCGTGGAACCCGTCGACCTGATGGCGGCGGCCGCGCGGGCCGCTGCGGATCCGCGGGTCCTCGAGGCCGTCGACTCGATCCGCGTCGTCAACGTGCTGTCCTGGCGCTACCGCGACCCTGGACTGCTGCTGGCCCAGCGGCTGCGCGCCAAGGACGCTGCAACCCGGTACACCGGGGTCGGCGGCAATGTGCCGCAGACACTGGTCAACCAGGCCTGCCTGGACATTCAGGCGGGCCGCACTGACACGGTACTGATCGCGGGGGCCGAAACCTGGCGTACCCGAACACGACTGCGGGCCAGCGGCGCCAAGCCGGACTGGACCAGCCAGGACGAGTCCGTTCCGATGGCCGAGCGTCTCGACGAGGACATGCAGATGGCCGGCCCCGCGGAGCTCCGGATCAAGCTGGACCGGCCCGCTTATGTCTATCCGATGTTCGAGCAGGCGCTGCGGATGGCGGCAGGGGAGTCTGCCGATGAGCATGTACGTCGCATCGGCGAGCTGTGGTCGCAGTTCAGCGGGGTGGCCGCGAAGAATCCGCACGCCTGGAGCCGCGAGCCACTGGCGCCGCACCAGATCTGGCAGCCCAGCCCACGCAACCGGATGATCAGCTGGCCCTACACCAAGCTGATGAACTCCAACAACATGGTCGACCAGGGCGCGGTGCTGGTGCTCACCTCGGCGGAGAAGGCGACGTATCTGCAAATTCCTTCTGAGCGTTGGGTTTTCCCGTACGCGGGCACCGATTCACACGACACCTACGCCATCGGTGAACGGGCCGAGTTCCACAGCTCACCCGCGATCAGGATCGCCGGGCAGCGGGCCATGCAGTTGGCAGGTGTCGGGGTCGACGACCTCGACCTGATCGACGTGTACTCGTGTTTCCCGTCGGCGGTCCAGGTGGCGGCCAACGAGCTGGGGCTGCCGCTCGGCGACCCGGGCAGGCCGTTGACGGTCACCGGTGGTCTGACGTTCGCAGGGGGGCCGTGGAACAACTACGTCACCCATTCGATCGCCACCATGGCCGAGCGCCTTGTCGCCAACCCCGGCCAGCGCGGGCTCGTCACCGCCAACGGCGGCTACCTGACCAAGCACAGCTTCGGGGTATACGGCACGGAGCCGCCGAGTCACGAGTTCCGTTGGGAGGACGTGCAATCCGAGGTAGACCGCGAACCGATCCGGGAGGCAGTCGTCGAATGGTCAGGCGTCGGCACGGTCGAGGCGTGGACCACCCCGTTCAGCCGCACCGGCACCGCAGAGAAGGCCTTCCTGGCCGTCCGCACGCCCGAGGACGCGCGGGCGCTCGCGGTAATCCCCGATCCGGCGGAGGCCGACGCCACCATCCGCGACGACATTGCAGGTGCCAAGGTGCAGGTCAACGCGGACGGCACCGCGAGCCTGCTCTAGACCAGATCAGCCAGCAACCCGTCGACGCGCTGTTGCACCACCACATCGGTGTGCGGGCCGACGATTGCGTGCACTCGGTCGGCCTCGATGGCTTCGATCGCGGCCTGAGCAACGACCGCGGGGTTGATGGCGCCGTCAGGCATGCCGCTGCCGTCGCCGGGTGTGGCGGCCGCATCCGGCGGGACCAGCCGCGCCGAGTTCGCGCCCAACGGCGTGTCGACGAGTCCCGGGCAGAGCACCGTTGCGCCCAAAAGGTTTGACACCGAGCGTAATTCGGTGTTCAGCGTCTCTGTCAGCCCGACCACCGCATGCATGGTCGCGGCGTAGGGCGCGAGCATCGGCAGCGCCATCAGCCCGCCCGCCGAGGCGGTGTTGAGGAAATGCCCGGAGCCCTGCGCGATGAACAGCGGGGCGAACGTGCGGATCCCGTTGACGACGCCCATCAGCTTGACGTCGATGAGCCAGCGCCAGGTCCCCGGCAGCTGCTCCCACGTCGGCGCCTGTTCGCATACGACTCCGGCGTTGTTGCAGACAAGATCCACGCGGCCGAACCGTTCGACGGTCTCGTCGGCGAGCGCGTCCAGATCGGCGTCGACGCTGACGTCTGCCCGCACGCCAGCCGCATGTCCGGCCTGGCCGGCCAGCGCGTCGACCGCGACGGGGATCGCGTCCTCGCGGATGTCGGCGATCATCACGTTCACGCCACGCTGCACCAGCGCTTCAGCGATGGCAAAGCCGATGCCGCTTGTTCCGCCGGTGACCACCGCGGTCTGTCCCGCCTCGATTTTCACGGTGCTCCTTGGGGCACATCGGTGTATTGGGGTACGAACCCGTCCGCGGAAAAGGTGAATCCCTTTCCGCTCGTATCACTGCTGCATGAGACGCCGGATTCCTGGACGTTGCAGCGGAATCCAGCGGCAGCAAGAATCCTGTTGAACGGCAACGCCTTTGCCGATCCGGACGCCATCGAGAACTCTGGCTGCTCAAGCGTGACGAACTGTGGATCGCCCTGTTCGTCGACAACGAGAGCGTTCGTCGAATCCGGCTCGCCCGCGATGCCAAGCCCGGACTGCCAGCTGCTCGCCGCCTGACAGCCCGCCTTGGTACGCGTCAGGATCGCGCAGCGCCACTTGCCGCTTGGCGTGGTGAAGTAGTAGCCCGTGATCTCGCCGGCCTGCCCGACGTAGTCGAACGCGTTGACGAGGTGCGCGTTGCTGGGCGGTGGCGAGGGCGCGACGGACGGGGCGGCGTCGCGCTCGGGCGGCGCCTCGGAGGTGTTGACAACGGTCGGCCCGGAACAGCCAGCGAGCATCGCGACCGCGGACAGTGCGGCCATGGTGTGGCGGATCAAGCGTCTCCCAATGGCTCACGGGACCGGATCTGCGATTTGATGTCGTCGAGTCCTTCCCAGATGTTCACGTTCATCCCGGCCAGCACCCGGTCGTCGCCGTCGAGCCAGAACGCGGTGAATTCGCGCTTGGCGACGTCACCACGGAAAGCGACTCGGTCATAGTGCGGCGCGTGGCCGACGTACTCCATGCCGAGGTCGTACTGATCGGTGAAGAAGTAGGGGAGTTCGTCGTAGGAGGCCTGCTTGCCGAGCATGCCTGCGACGGCGACGGCGGGTTGCTTGAGCGCGTTGGCCCAGTGCTCGGTGCGAATGCGCATGCCGAACAGCGGGTGCTCAGCCGAGGCGATGTCGCCGACCGCGAAGATGTCGGGGTCACTGGTGCACAGCGAGGAATCGACGAGCACGCCGCCGTCGCCCATGGCCAGCCCCGCCTTTTCAGCGAGAGCGGTGTTGGGGGCGGCGCCGACCGCGACAAGGACTGCGTCGGCGTTGACGGTGGAGCCGTCGCCGAGCTTGAGCCCAGTCGCCTTGCCGTCGGCGGTGGTGATTTCGGCAACGGAGGC from Mycobacterium sp. JS623 encodes:
- a CDS encoding acetyl-CoA acetyltransferase codes for the protein MPIDPRTPVLIGYGQVNQHDDHPGVEPVDLMAAAARAAADPRVLEAVDSIRVVNVLSWRYRDPGLLLAQRLRAKDAATRYTGVGGNVPQTLVNQACLDIQAGRTDTVLIAGAETWRTRTRLRASGAKPDWTSQDESVPMAERLDEDMQMAGPAELRIKLDRPAYVYPMFEQALRMAAGESADEHVRRIGELWSQFSGVAAKNPHAWSREPLAPHQIWQPSPRNRMISWPYTKLMNSNNMVDQGAVLVLTSAEKATYLQIPSERWVFPYAGTDSHDTYAIGERAEFHSSPAIRIAGQRAMQLAGVGVDDLDLIDVYSCFPSAVQVAANELGLPLGDPGRPLTVTGGLTFAGGPWNNYVTHSIATMAERLVANPGQRGLVTANGGYLTKHSFGVYGTEPPSHEFRWEDVQSEVDREPIREAVVEWSGVGTVEAWTTPFSRTGTAEKAFLAVRTPEDARALAVIPDPAEADATIRDDIAGAKVQVNADGTASLL
- a CDS encoding SDR family NAD(P)-dependent oxidoreductase, with translation MKIEAGQTAVVTGGTSGIGFAIAEALVQRGVNVMIADIREDAIPVAVDALAGQAGHAAGVRADVSVDADLDALADETVERFGRVDLVCNNAGVVCEQAPTWEQLPGTWRWLIDVKLMGVVNGIRTFAPLFIAQGSGHFLNTASAGGLMALPMLAPYAATMHAVVGLTETLNTELRSVSNLLGATVLCPGLVDTPLGANSARLVPPDAAATPGDGSGMPDGAINPAVVAQAAIEAIEADRVHAIVGPHTDVVVQQRVDGLLADLV